The genomic region GCCCTCGATCTGGTACGCGGCGGTGGCGGCGCCCCAGAGGAAGTTCTCGGGAAAACGAAGCTGAGTCACGCCTTGCCCGCACCTTCCGTGATCCCGCCGATGATCTGGCGTCAGCGCAGCCGGAGACCGTCGAGGAGGCTGGTGTCGCCGGTGATGTCCAGGGTGTCGAAGCTGACGCGGCCCCAGAGGGCCAGCAGCAGGTCGCTCGCCGTGCCGCTGACCTGCGCCCGGGTGTGGTGGTCGTCGTGGTCGAGGATGGTGTCGGTGTCCAGCAGCGCCACCCCCTCGCCGCGCATCCGCAGGTACCAGTACTGCGCAGCGTCGACCGCGGACAGCTGCACCACCCCGTGCCACTGCCCCGGTGCGCGGCGCCGGCCCGACGGAAGCCAGGTGTCCAGCACCTCGCTCACCCCGTCGGCGGCAAGCTTGGCCTCGATCGGTTCGCCGGCCGCGATGGCCAGCTGGGCGTCCCAGCGGTGCACCGCGGTCTCGTGGGCCATCCGGCGCGGCCAGAACCCCGCCTTCTTGGGCTGCGGCGCCCAGTTCCACGCCGGGGCCTCCGGGTCGAGCCCGTCGAAGACCGTCATCAGCCGGTCGTACCCACGCTGCCAGTACTCCTGTGGGGTGGTGCCCTGATCCGGTTCCGGC from Micromonospora sp. WMMD812 harbors:
- a CDS encoding maleylpyruvate isomerase family mycothiol-dependent enzyme — encoded protein: MSRLHGTKDFWIGALRAEGPSFAAAVAEAPPETPVLSCPGWTVADLTLHLGSIYHWVSSFAGSGLTTAPPPRPERPEPDQGTTPQEYWQRGYDRLMTVFDGLDPEAPAWNWAPQPKKAGFWPRRMAHETAVHRWDAQLAIAAGEPIEAKLAADGVSEVLDTWLPSGRRRAPGQWHGVVQLSAVDAAQYWYLRMRGEGVALLDTDTILDHDDHHTRAQVSGTASDLLLALWGRVSFDTLDITGDTSLLDGLRLR